The sequence GCCGCCGAGGTGCTGCCCGCCAACACCAAGATGATCAAGGTGTTCCGGGACGCCGGCTACACCCAGCAGCGCAGCTTCGAGGACGGCTCCGTCCACCTCACCCTGGACCTCGAACCCACCGCCGAGTCCCTGGCCGTCCAGCGAGCCCGTGAACAGCGCGCCGAGGCCAAGTCCGTGCAGCGGCTGCTCGCCCCCGGCTCCGTCGCCGTCATCGGTGCCGGCCGCACCCCCGGCGGCGTCGGCCGCACGGTCCTGCGCAACCTGCTCGGCGCGGGCTTCACCGGCCGCGTCCACGCGGTCAACAGCGCCCTCGACGCCGGCCAGGACACCATTGACGGCGTCCCCGCGCACCGCTCCCTGGGCGAGATCGGCGAGCCGGTCGACCTCGCGGTCGTCGCCGTGCCAGCGGACCGGGTCCCGGAGGCCGTCGCGGACTGCGGCGAACACGGCGTCCAGGGCCTGGTGGTCCTCTCCGCCGGTTACGCCGAGTGGGGCGCCGAGGGCCGCGAGCGCCAGCGTGAACTGGTGCGCCAGGCCCGCTCGTACGGCATGCGGATCATCGGGCCCAACGCCTTCGGCATCATCAACAACTCCGAGGAGGTCCGGCTCAACGCCTCGCTCGCCCCGGAACGGCCCGCCTCCGGGCGCATCGGCCTGTTCACCCAGTCCGGCGCCATCGGCATCGCCCTGCTCTCCGGGCTCTACCGGCGCGGGGCCGGACTCTCCACCTTCATCTCGGCCGGCAACCGCGCCGACATCTCCGGCAACGACTTCCTCCAGTACTGGTACGACGACCCGGACACCGACGTCGCCCTGCTCTACCTGGAGTCGCTGGGCAACCCCCGCAAGTTCACCCGGCTCGCCCGCCGCACCGCCGCCGTGAAGCCCGTCGTCGTGGTCAAGGGCGCCCGGCACAGCGGCTCCACCCCGCCCGGTCACGCGGTCCCCGTCAGCCGCATCCCCGACTCGACGGTCTCCGCGCTGATGCGGCAGGCGGGCGTCATCCGCGTCGACACGGTCACCGAGATGGTCGACGCCGGACTGCTCCTCGCCGACCAGCCGCTCCCGGCGGGCGGACGCGTCGCCATCCTCGGCAACTCCGAGTCCCTCGGGCTCCTCACGTACGACGTCTGCCTGGCCGAGGGCCTGCGCCCGCGCCCGCCCATCGACCTCACCACCTCCGCCACCCCGCAGGACTTCCGGGACGCGCTCTCGGCCGCGCTGGCCGACGGGGGCTGCGACGCCGTGATCGTGACCGCCATCCCCTGGGTGGGCGAGAACGGCGAGGCGGAGCCGGGCGACGGCGAGGTCCTGGCCACCGCTCTGCACGCGGCCGCCGCGACCGGACCGGCCAAGCCGGTCGCCGTGGTGCATGTGGAGATCGGCGGTCTGGCGGAGGCGCTGTCCGCCGCCACCAGCACGGTGTCCCAGCAGCGCCCGGCCGCGCAGCCCTTCACCGCGGCCCCCGGCGCCCCCGCGGAGCCCCCCGCACCGGCGCCCGGCACCGACACCCCCGAGGAAGCGCGCCGCATCGGCCGCATCCCCGCCTACCCCGCCGCCGAGCGCGCCGTCCGCGCCCTCGCCGAGGCCGTACGGTACGCCCGCTGGCGCCGCCAGGCCGCGATGCCCGGGAAGGTGCCCGACTTCCTCGACGACACCATCGACGCCCCGGGCGCCGCCGCCCGCATCGACGCCCTGCTCGGCGAGGACCCCGACCCGCGCGGCCGGCCGCTCGGCCACGACGAGGCCCGCGAACTGCTCGCCTGCTACGGCATCGCCGTACGCCCCACGCTGCCGGCGCCCGGCCCGGAGGAGGCGGTGGCCGCGGCCGCCCGGCTCGGCTACCCGGTGGCGCTGAAGACGACCGCCCCCCATCTGCGCCACCGGGCCGACCTCGGCGGCGTACGCCTGGACCTCGACAGCGAGGCCGCGCTGCGCCGTGCGTACGGCGACCTGACCGAGCTGCTCGGCAAGCCCGCGGAGCTGCGGCCCGTCGTCCAGGCCATGGCGCCGCGCGGCGTCGACACCGTCGTCCGGGCCACCATCGACCCGGCCGCGGGCGCCGTGCTCTCCTTCGGCCTGGCCGGAGCACCCTCCGAACTGCTCGGCGACACCGCCCACCGCCTGGTTCCGGCCACCGACCGCGATGTCGCCGAACTGATCCGGTCCATCCGCGCGGCCCCGGTCCTGTTCGGCTGGCGTGGTGCGGCGCCGGTGGACACGGCCGCGCTGGAGGAGCTGCTGCTGCGGATCTCCCGGCTGGTCGACGACCACCCCGAAGTGGTCTCCATCGCCCTGGAACCGGTCGTGGTCGCCCCGCAGGGGATCTCCGTGCTCGGGGCGAGCGTCCGCCTCTCGCCGCCCCCGGCCCGGACCGACCTCGGCCCCCGCCGCCTGTCCAACTACTGACCGAGCACCCGCTCGCGTGCCCCTGGACCCGCCGGTGCGGGCGCGCAGCGGCGTCCCCGGCAGCCATCCGGCCCCCGTAGGATGGGTCCCATGGCTAAGACCGGTACGACCACCCAGGGGCTGCGCGCGGCGA is a genomic window of Streptomyces sp. NBC_00708 containing:
- a CDS encoding GNAT family N-acetyltransferase; protein product: MQPSPEQSPHHVYPDHWEADVVLRDGGTARIRPITTDDAERLVSFYEQVSDESKYYRFFAPYPRLSAKDVHRFTHHDYVDRVGLAVTVGGEFIATVRYDRIDATGRPASAPADEAEVAFLVQDAHQGRGVASTLLEHIAAVARERGIRRFAAEVLPANTKMIKVFRDAGYTQQRSFEDGSVHLTLDLEPTAESLAVQRAREQRAEAKSVQRLLAPGSVAVIGAGRTPGGVGRTVLRNLLGAGFTGRVHAVNSALDAGQDTIDGVPAHRSLGEIGEPVDLAVVAVPADRVPEAVADCGEHGVQGLVVLSAGYAEWGAEGRERQRELVRQARSYGMRIIGPNAFGIINNSEEVRLNASLAPERPASGRIGLFTQSGAIGIALLSGLYRRGAGLSTFISAGNRADISGNDFLQYWYDDPDTDVALLYLESLGNPRKFTRLARRTAAVKPVVVVKGARHSGSTPPGHAVPVSRIPDSTVSALMRQAGVIRVDTVTEMVDAGLLLADQPLPAGGRVAILGNSESLGLLTYDVCLAEGLRPRPPIDLTTSATPQDFRDALSAALADGGCDAVIVTAIPWVGENGEAEPGDGEVLATALHAAAATGPAKPVAVVHVEIGGLAEALSAATSTVSQQRPAAQPFTAAPGAPAEPPAPAPGTDTPEEARRIGRIPAYPAAERAVRALAEAVRYARWRRQAAMPGKVPDFLDDTIDAPGAAARIDALLGEDPDPRGRPLGHDEARELLACYGIAVRPTLPAPGPEEAVAAAARLGYPVALKTTAPHLRHRADLGGVRLDLDSEAALRRAYGDLTELLGKPAELRPVVQAMAPRGVDTVVRATIDPAAGAVLSFGLAGAPSELLGDTAHRLVPATDRDVAELIRSIRAAPVLFGWRGAAPVDTAALEELLLRISRLVDDHPEVVSIALEPVVVAPQGISVLGASVRLSPPPARTDLGPRRLSNY